GCGGACAGCCTGCTCCCCTCCACAGCTCTAGAAAGAGGTCGACTGCTCTCAGGGACCAGCGACGCCCAGTCTGCCCCCCTGTAAGACCCGGCCTGGCCTCCCCTGGCGCCACTCACCATCCTCGTCCTCCTCGTCGTCATCCAGGCCCTCCACGTAGCCCTCGGCGTCTGAGTCGGGGGCCTCCTTGTCGTCCCGGTCGTAGCCATCAAGATACGTGAGCTGCGGAAGGAGCTTGAACACGTTTTCTCGGTAGTCGTTCAGGTTGGTCACCTCACAATTGAAAAGGTCTAAGCTCTTGAGGTTTTCTAACTTTTTCTGCAAGGAAACAGCAAAGTCAGCCGGTGAGCGGGATGAGGAGACAGGTGGGCTGACGTGAGACGGCATGCAGAACTCATGGGTGAGGAGCAAACCCCGGTTTGGCTCCGCCTGGCTGTGTCACCCCTGGTGGGGAGCTTCCTGTTCATTCATGTGAAAGATGGGGGGCTGGAACTGAGGATCTTCAAAGCCTCACCCAATGCCAGCACTTCTATTCTGCAATTACAGCCTTTGCCATAACATGGACAAGTTTGAAATTAACCTGGGGCTCTCTTGCTGCACAAGCCAAGAGCTCTGGAGCCTGCCCTGTGTCTGAGAAGCCAGAGAGGAACTGAAAAGGCCACAGGAACGCAAACTACCTCCTTCTGGGAATAATAATAAAGGCAATTAATACTGCACTTTGTGTATTAACTCAGTTAATCCTCAACAcaccaataaagcagaaataattattagttcattttatagaagaggaagcagagggcATAGAATTGGGTTTTGATCAGGCAGTCCAACTTCAGACCTGTGTTCTTACACTCTGCAATACTGCCTGTCAAAAAGGACAAGAGAAGAACCAATGAAGGATCCAGATTTTGTCCACAGCACTTAATACCGATGGGTTTAACTGACGGGTTCTGGTCCATGTTACACTTGTTGGTAGCTGGATTCTGATGCCCAGGAAGTgacagggtcacagagctggcaAGAAACAGCTACATCTTTCCAGTTCCCTCATCTTCCAGGAGGAGGTACCCACCTCAGGCCAAGTCCCTGCTCCAGTGGGGCCAGGCCTAACTGGTGATTAAAGAAACTGTCTCTCAAGGTCAATGTCAGGAACAAGGTCATTCTCTTGAGATTTCCTGATTTGAGACCTGGTCATTTTCAGCAGAAGGTCAAGGGTAGGGAGGGAGTTTGGGCTGTGGGCTGGGTGGGTGAGGCCCACCTCTCCCAACCAAATGCGGTTCCCCACTCTCAGGAGTGAGTGAAACACAACAATCACACCGATAACCAGGGAAGAAACTACAAAAACACGAGTATTCTAGGCCAAaagaacactgtgtgtgtgtgtgcacacgtgtgcatgtACAGTCTCCATAACTTGCCTcccaaaacacacatacacagaacttcgaagattttttttcagtttataataaaattatgaaatcgAAGTTTCTAGCTAGATAAATATAGCTGCTTTCCCCTAGGAGATCAGAAGTCCTAAAAGAAAGTTCTATGGGAAATCTATTCTCGTAGTTGACCTCATGCCACAGATGGGCAGGTAAAGCCTGAGTTTGGAGGAGAAATGCCAGCCTCCCATTCTGCCACACAGGCACATCAACCAGCCCCTCAAGTACCCACGAAGTACAAGGAATGCTTTTTGGACAAGAACCCAAAACTGAGAGATGCCCCAACTGCCACCTTCTATACCCAGAAAAAGGAGAGGTGCAAACTTAGCCAAATATCCTTATGGCCCTTTCCTGATTCTAAGGTGGCCAACTTACGAAGTAActcttatgtatatatttatgttaagTGTCAGTTTAATGCAGTAGtatctctatattttaaaaaatagaatcaatGACTAATTAATCAAAAATTAATCAATGGTACATCTTATAGTTGATTTCCTTAAAGTCAAGTGAATACATTCACTCGGATATGGGTAACACAGAAACTGCTATTCTGACCGTGACCTGCCCTTTTCTGGTGAGTGTATCCTGAAGTCTGGGTGTGCTCAGCTTTATGTGGACAAGCAAAGGAGGACATGCTGCCCAGGTCTTTGAGTCCATGGTCACCATCACAGCCAGGACTGCTGAGCAGGGTCACTCTTCTCTACACCCTTTAGAGAAGTGCATGGGACTCCAGTACCACACAGCTTCCTGTCATCCCAGGGGACCTGCATCAGGCCCAACCCACCTTCAGAGGCACCAACCTCTGGGCAGTGACCCAAGGAGAAAACAGGCAGCCACTTTCAGGGCCAGCTGAGTTCCTGGatggctcccctctccccagtgaAAGGCACAAGCCAGGCTCTCAGCCTAAGGAAACGACAGCTCGGGTTTCCAAAGCTGAGTGGGAACTCTAAGAGGAAAAGCACCAGGAccagaaactgaggcctgggtcCTACAGCATCCTTCACACCCTCAGGCTCTTGGTCAAGCTCTCTTTACTTCTcgaggcctcagtttctctataCACAAAGCAGAATTCCATCTCATAGCACATAATTAAACACAAAAAGCATGTCATACAAATGTAAAAGTAGTGTTCCCTGGTATCAACCCCTCCCATcccagaggagaggggaggccCCGATGACTCACCAGTGGCTCTATTGTGCTGAGGTCTTTAATTTTGTTGCCACTTAAATTTAGATGCGTGAGGTTCGGACACTTTTCTGCCAATACTTCCAGGCCCCCTGAGATTCTGTTATCACTTAGTTCAAGCTAAacgaggaagggagagaaaaagcagaaacgACTCTTAAAATGAAGGCTCTGGGCTCAGGCGTTCAGCTCTTTGCAGACGGGCCAGGAAGGGAGTCAGCTCAGGGAAGGGGCAGGTGTGCTGGGGCTCGGCCTGGCTCCCCTGCAGTTATGCTTCCTCAACCTGGAGAAATGGCCCGGTCCTCCTCCCTAGCCCACCTCCCAAGCCCACCTGTGCCTCCGCTCTATTTACCTTCTTAAGTTTGTTTAACTTTGGTAAGTTTGCGACTGAGGTGAGGCCGACGTTGATTGTACTCAAGAACTCCAGTTCTTCAAATTCATCTGTGAGGCCTTCGATTTTGCCTTCATTCGACCGACAGTTGTCCAGGACGAGCTCTTTTacctgggaagggaaggagggaatgaaTCGGGGTGAGGAACGGGGGTTgaggctggggatggggggaggacAGGAGGCAGACCAGGAAGCATCGCAGCGCCAGCGCCCACCCTGGTCTTTCTCTGCTTTTAGCAACACTAAAAGGGGAGAGGTGCTGGGGTGACTGGAACTGCAGAACCAGGGGGCCCTTCTGGACAGGCGTCTTGGCTGGACCGGAGAAGACAAATCCGATAACCCCACTGCTGACAGCAAGGTTGGGAGTTTCTTTCCAACCCTGCTGCCGCACCTCAGCCCCCAGGCTCCGCACTGCACCAGCCACAATGCTGTTAGGGAACCTCTGGGACTTGCCATTCCTTCTGAGCCCCTCACCCTAGGGTCCGCCATGGTCCCAGCCCGACCACCTTCCTGAGGCCCCCTACCTACCACTTCCCCTCCTCAGTCTCCACTGTCTTTTCACCTCTGAGTCCATGACCCTCTGCATGCGGATGGGTCCCGGGATGTACCTGAACCCTATCCTGCCACCACAGTCAGAGCCAGCCCACCCAGCCTGGCAGTCGTCACCTGGTCACGGGCTTGGCCTGCCCCACAGTAAGGGCTGCAGACCAGGGACCCCGCTGACTCTCCATTCTGTAGACCAGTGCTGTCGAACAGAACTTCCTGTGACGATGGAAACCCATCCAGGAGAGaagccactagtcacatgtggcCCGGTAAGGTGAGACTGAGGAGCTAAGCTTTAAGTTTTATTCAGCTTTAATGAATCAAAATGCAAAGAGATATATCAAAGTTACCACATGGAATACCACAGTTCTAAACTTTGCTCTTCAGGTCCTGAGAGCCAATGGGCAAGGAAAATGGACATCCACAAGCCCAGGATGAACCCAcacagaaatgctgggcttggcAAGGTCCAGAGTTGGACTTTGGAGACACCTCTGTGGCCCTGCAGGCCTCCTTCCTCCCTGGAGGTGGTTCTGCCCTGTTAAGAGAACTTAGAGCCCCTCTCTTATCTTCTTATCCAGAATTGGGCCCTAAGGCCTTTATTTCAAGTGAGGGAGAAAGAACTGATGAAGAGCTACCATCTCACTGGGCTGTTAAAAGGCAGACTTGGCTAAAGGAGAGGGTCCAGGCTCCAGCACAGATGGTAGGGAGACAGTCTGAGGAAGAGTCATCAGCTCTCAAGCCTGCCATGACCCAGGGGTGTCAGTAAGGGACGCCAGGGTGCCTGGCCTGCCACCAGATGCCCGGAGCTTTCCACTCCTGTCCTGAGCTGAGAGGGGGCTGCTCCCCAGCCTTCCATGGATGGTGGGTGCCTTAAAGGTGATCCCTCCTGGCTGCACCTGGTGCTTGACACTGCACTCCCACCTGCCTGGTCTCTGCAGCCTCCAGGAAACGTGTACTCATGTTGCCTGGATCCGATGCTCCTTGGGACTTCCATCCCTAGGTTTGGATTTCTCACCCATGGGTCACTTGAGCCAGGCCTGTCCTGTCGACAGCAGACCTGCATTATCATTCCTGCCCCTCGAAGCCTTTTTTCCTCTTGGATAAGCGAAGAAGGCCTATCCTGACCAGTCACTGTCCAGGGCTGCTCCCCACCTCTGGGCAGGTCCATTTGCCCAGGGTGACTGTCCGCCACAGGGTCCTCTTACTCGGGTATCACTGGGACACATGTCCACATGGGAGAAGAGAATCCCCAGCAGGTGTTGTGCCCCTCCCTCAGTCTGCCCTTGCCAGAGGTCAGACTAGGAGAGCTCAGGGCCTATTTGGGCCACAGCGCCCTGCAGGTGCCCTGCTGTCTTCTTCCTTGGTGGAGAGAGGTGGCCTGCTCAACTCAGGACAGGAGCAATTTGGCAGGAGGGGTGAAGCCAGGTGCAGCAGCTCCTATCCGGAGCCAGCAAGCTCTCAGCCAGGCACCGGCTCCAAGGCCCACCTTTCCCTTGAATCTGAGACAGGGGAAGTTAAGTCCTTTCCCACTCTTCAGGGGAGGACAGATGTCCGGGTCAAGCCCCCTTCTCAAGGTCACCGGCAGGACACCGGGAGGAAACCCCATGAGGCCTTCTGCCCCGGGGCAGGAGGTCAGTGCAGAGCCAAGAAGCCAGGTCTTCGGGGAGCAAGTGCCACCTCCTTCGTGGGCAGTTCTTGCTGGGGTCACAGGACTAGGCTCCTTCAGTCACTCCTTTCCTTGGAAGGCCCAGGGAATTCTTTAAGTTCCATTACGGAAAGACAAATATGAGGAGGCTTTCCAGTCCACCTTCAAAGATTTCAGACATGTGGTTCTCTAGAGGGGTCAGGGCTTCTATTCTTGTGGCCACCAGCCAAGGAGGAGGCCTCAGTAAGGGGGGGCCAGGAAGCGGTGCTGCAGAGTCAAGGGAATTCCTCCGGGAAGTCTGCCTCTTTCCCAGAACGGCTCAGTGCtgcctggggattctccagatagACCCAAGGTTCCAGTCCTAGCACCAACGCCCAAACGGGTGGCCATTCCTCTTGGGGACGATATACAAGACACCACTACTAACAACAATGATTGTTTCTTCATTAACAACAACCAAGGGCTCTTTCCTGAGCCCTCAGCAGGCACTCTTCGCAGGCGctgtctcatttgatcctcataatCGCCCCACGGCGTGCTCCTGGGGTGCTGTCCTATGTACAGCCACATCAGCACCACTGATCCTAAAGGTGCAGGAACAGGCCCTGATGGTCACTGTTGCCACTGATGAGGAGGGTTTCCTTGCTGTTCCCAAGCAGGGCACAGGTTCTCCCAGACCCCCGAATTCAATCCTACAAACTACCCTGACTGCACTAAACCCCCTTCAGCCCCTTTTCTAGCTGTCCCCACCCTGGTTACACTTCCTCGGTACTCAGCCCCCATTCCAATGACACTGCAGTCAGGAGCGAGGATCTGGACAAAGGCCGGGGGCCTGAGACCCCGCTCCTGCCCAAGGAGCAGAGGGCTGCTTCCCATCACTCAGGAGGGAGAGCCTACGGTGTCTGGAAGGCCAGGTGGCCGCTCCAGGTCTGTGGGGCCTTTGGGATCCCCACGGTTTCTGCCTTTACTTCCTGGCGGGGTTTCAGCACAGTCGGGGAGAGATCAAAGGGGGTGGGGTAGGTGGGCTGAGGCTTACAccctgaggttgctgatattacCAGAAAGCCCAAACCACGGGGGAAACCCACAGTTTCTTTGTGGGGTGATGAGTCACATTGGGGATGGCAGGCAAGCAGACTGATTTGTCTGTAATGGACCaagcaggaaaaaacaaaaggtcCAGTCCAACAGCTGACCTGTCGAAGGCATGGCATCCAGCCCTGTTCCACCTGCTTCCACGCAGGGCCGCGCTTTCTTACCGCTCCAGGGCGTGTTTCAAAACGTCCAACCCACCCCAAGCTTCCTTAAATTGACTCTTAGAAATCCTGCCGCAATTCCAGCCCACTTCCTCCCGTCTCTCCTTAGTGCTGCTGCTGCAAACCCTTCCTCCATGTGAAGAGAACATCCTTGTTACATTTAGGGTGTGTTCtgcttaaaacagaaaaaaaaaaagtaaggccCATTCCCCCCTGCCAAACCCTGGGTGTGAGCTAAGTGCAAAgttaaaattaaactgaaaatttgTACTTTGGGTTTAAACTCTCTCCCAATCCCACTGGCCgtttaaaaataccaaaatgtGGTTACTCTCTCTAGAACCAACCGACTGGACTTACTCTGCTTCTACCAGGAGCTTTTCAGTCATCCCAATGACAACCCTCCACAGGAGCCTTTGGCTCATTCCTCAAGTGTTAACACCTAAGAGGTGTATGCATATTCATACTCGGGCCCCCCTGGAGATGCCAGTAGGGCACTGAAGGTTCCTAAGAAATCAGACTGCCTGGCTCCGGCATTTCCTGAAAAAAGTGTCCCCAAAACAAGACACGGCAGTCATTTCTCACCAAGGGGAGCTGAACTGTCCGTGATAAACACGAACACATTATTACTCTAAGGAAGAACCCGTTGCTTGTTTCAAAACTGTGAATCTTGTCTTCATAGATCTCTCAAATCTGACCATTCTTCTCTACTGCCAGCAATGTAGTCCTGTTCACGGCAGTCTAAGTCACTCTAGATCTGATTCGGCTTCCAAATGGGGCCTCTGTGACAGCAGGAATGCTGGACTACTGGGAACAGACCTCCACCCGGAAGCCCGGCCCAGCTGGCCGAATGACCCTGACTCTATCCCTGAGGTCTCAGGCTCTGCCCTGCAGAAAAGGGACAAAGATATCTGTTTAGCCTATAAAGCACAAACTCTGGCCTAGAAAACATTCTTGGCTTCCCGCCGCCTccgggaaaaaaaatcaaggtccTAAACTGACTTAAGGAGGCCTTCTACTCTCAACCTCAGCCAACTTCCTCCAATCTcattgccccccaccccacctctcacCCTTGCCTACAGACCAAGTTAAGCCCCCCTCCCCAGGAAACCTTCAGCGCCCAGCTCTGAGCATCCCGGGGCACTGAGGGCAGCTGCCACGTGAATCATTTAATCGTGTATTAAGCATCCGATCCTCCTAGAGGTCAGGGACTGTCCTTCTCCGTAATCAGCCTAGTGGGGAGCGGACAGCCGAGCAACTGCTTAACAAATGTCCTGTTTATTGTGCCGGCCACAGCACTAGGTGCCAGGTATGCAAAAGGAGACACACCATTGTGAAATTAACAGTGCAACTGGTCTGACACAAGTTGAACAAGCCCTCCCTTTTATAAACAATAACAATGTGTTCTGATGTGTCTTGCGTCTGCCAGGCAAGCCCCGTGAGGAGCTCGGTCAACAGTGCACCCTCCTCTTGACCTGACCCAGTGCTCTGCATGCAGGTTCTCTTGCCTGTAAGAAACCCCCTCTCTCCACCCAGCAAGCTCCTGTGACACTGTCCATCTAAGCAGCGGAGGGGACGTGGAGGCACTCAGGATCCACAGCTGGCGTCCCTGCCAGCAAGAGGTGTGGGGGCAGGCTAGGAGACAGACGGCCGGTAAACAACTCCAGTCCAGGTGCCAGGGAGCAGGCCTGAGGCTGGAACAGGGTGCATGCTGCACATGCCTCTGCCCGGAGAGGACGGACACGCTGAGCACAGGCAGGAGGGACCCAGCGAGACCAAGAGTCAGGATGCACTCTAGCAACGCCAGGGTTGGCCAAACAACCTGCAGGGCCCGGTACAAGATGAAACTGGAAGATAAGAATCCCCAGACGCTGACAGCAGCACATTAAACCCAAGAGTGGGGAAGGACCTTCTAAAGTGTGGGGCCTGTGTGGTCACACAGGCCACATGCCCGTGAAGCTGGCCTGGATTTAAATGGACAGCTTGGGCCTAAAGCAAAGCCCTCTGAAGGCTAGAACCAGAGAGAAGGAAGCTCAAGAGAGGACTGCTCTTTATTTTTCCAGCACTTCCCAAGGCAACATAGAGAGGTGGACAGAAGGCAGGCTCTGGAGGCAAACTGACCTGGCTCAAGTCCAAATTTCCCATCACAAGCTCATCACCTCACTTCTcctgagcttctgtttcctccaaCAACAAAAATGCCATCACCCGGGGTTGGATTAGATGAAATAATGCGCAGAAAGCACCCCCAGCTTGGAAAAAGCCAAGCTCCTTGACCCCCAGCCACCGTCACTGCTGTCCACGGTCAAGGGATGAAAATGGGCATCAAGGCAGGCCCGCAGCTCTGAGTCTCCTCTGCCGCCCACAGGGCCCTTTCACGGAATGAAGGCCTCTCCATGTTCCAGAGAGCTGAGGATGGTGTGCCCCGAAGACAGGCCTCTGGATTTTACAGCTACACCTTGTTTTCTTTCGTTTTTCCCACTCACCTCGAAGTCTGATCTCTCCTTTCTCCAAATGGGCACGCAACAAATATTTGTAACTTTGGTTTCAACCTTGTCAGTCCCTGACCAATCTAGTTTTCAGGTCCCAACCTTGCCACAGAAGAAGACTTAAATCAGATTGACCCCGTGTTTTTTTTGTTGCTCATGGGTTTTAAGTAGGTCAGCTTTTAAATGGGCCATCCCCTGTTGCAGATCCCATTTCTAGCTTGAAAGCCAACCTAAGACACCAAGGCAGCAGCGAGAGGGGCTTCTTCCCAGAGGTGCTCCATACAGATGATGGGTGACTGATTTTGTCCTTTTAGCCATAAAGTCTCTAGTTTTGCTTAACAATCAGTGTGGCAAAACCTGCAAAAATCAGTCAGGTTCCATGGGGGAAACATCAGGCTCTGGAGGAAAAGTTGGACATTGATTTCAAAAGCTTAGAAAGGCCTTCAAGATCATCTAGGTCAGTGGCTTTCTGACCACAACCCACAGTAAAAAAGACATCGACACCTTGGCTCAGCACACATATATTTTCGTGTgtttacatgcacacacacacagaagcaaaaCTTACCCTGTTacagtttttctcttctattacattaaaagaaaaaaattaacctgaCCCACAGTTTTCAAAATGTTGCTCTAGTTTAGCCCTCTTTTTCTAGAAGAAGCAGTAAGGTCCAGAGTTGGCTGAGAGCCCAGGAACCCCAAGCTGGGTGATTCTCCAGCCACAGCACACCACTGCTCTGATCAGAAATCACAGTCCCCAGTGGAAGACCCTGGAACCAACCACGAAGCTCTCTCACTTCTGCTAACAGGAGGTTATTCTGCAGCCTCAATGGTAGCTAAGACTGGGATCTTCACACCACATAAAGATCTTTTAAATTCTTAACTAAAGGGCAGGGTCCTACCTTACTTTAACACAAAAAAATCTCTCCCAGAAAAAAGCATCCAGGTctctggattttgtttgtttcctacAATAGAGCTCTGAAGGCACTGGGTGGGAGCACATGGCCGCGGgaagtcggtgacgccatccttATTATTTTAGGGAACCATGGAAGGCAGGCTGAGGCTCGCTGCGCCACTAATGAAGCTGTCGGCAGGGCCCGGGTAATAGGCTAAGCGCTGGCTGGGGGAGGGCCTACATTAACATAAACCCTGTGACTGGCTCCCTCACCGCCTGGAACCGGCTTCCTACCTCCTCCCCCAGGCGTGGGGAGGACTGGGCTTCTGCCTCAGCGAGGCAAAGACAAGAGGAGCTGGTGCCACTGCAGATGCTTCCCGGCCAGAAGATCGGACTCGGCGGTAAAGTGATGACTGGCACAGTTGGTGCAGGACCTGGGCTGTGGGCTCatcagaggggcctggctgggcAGCGGCCCCTCTCGTGTCAAGCCTTTGCTTTCCTCCCCTAAGCCTCACTCTTTCCTTCCAGCCAGTCAGTTCcacctcctgcaggaagccttccctgactgtcCACCCCTTGACCTAGCCGTGCTTAATTTAAGATCAGGTGAACAATTCCCAgaacaggggtgggggggggaggccCAGAAGGCTGTTTGGGAGACAGGAAGTGGGGAGGAGTCAAGCTGGGTCTGACTtcagtgtgtgtgggtgtgtgcggCGAGGGGACAGTGCAGTGGGAACGGGGGAGCTGAAGGTTTTAGAACTGGTAAATGACACAATCAAGTGAAAATTTAGCAGACTGCATCTTTTAAGTCCTTGTCCTTGCTACCTTCAGTGGGTACTGGAAGGTGTGAGAAGTAGGAGTTGGAAGCAGACCCCAGTGAAGGCTTGGTCCTGCTGGGCTGTGTTCGAATGGAGATCGAGAGAAGGAAGGGTGGCAAGAAGCAGAGAGGTACAGTGCCAAGGATGCCGGTCAGGAGGCCTGATGACCTGGACTCTGGGGCCCACTTCGCCACTACTTGCTGTGGGCCCCGAGgggagtcgtgtccgactttctgGGCTGCTGCGGTACCCTAACTTGCACACTGGACTGACAGACACAAGGTCCCTTATAATTACAAAATTTTGAGGGTCCGTCCAGTTTTAGTCTTAGCCCACATCCAAACTCAGTCACTGGTTCCCAAAAGGAGGTGGGAGATTTTATGGGCCAGAGAAGCCCAGTATTCATCGTTGAGATGTCAAAAAGGAAAtctggactgccaggcaattATCTGGATAATTACTGAAATTCGAAAATCAATCATGTTGTCTGTTAAAACACACCAGGATCATAAAAACAGCCCCCAGGGCTCAAGGTGTTGGAtttccaatgtgggagactggcaCCACCCGTCTGACGCCTGCCACCTTACAGGACAGCTGGGAGCAGGCATCTCAGCTCATGGAGTTGTTCAGCCTGCTCTACAGTCCTGTGATTCATGAAACTTCCACGATTATCCAAGAGCCACAGCACTGGCCCTGTGCCACAGGAGACCCCGAGGAGACTGGAGAGCAAGGCGCAGAGGGCAGAGGGGTACATCTGACACGACCTTCCCAAAACGCTGTTTTGGTCACATCAAGCCCTTGTCCACAAGCCTCTAATGGTCACGGGAGTCCAGTGTCAAATCCAGAGGAGGATCCCAAGCCCCCCGAGCATCAACGCCTCCGACTAAAACCCTGTGCCTCTTTCAGGCATGTCCCTGCCTCCCCCTCTGCCAGCCTCCTTGACTTCCCACAAATACAGTGACACCACCTGCTGCTTCCTTCCCATGTTACACTTTACAAAGGGTTTCTCCAGGTATTAGACTTCACTGAACCCGCCGGCAACTGGATCCCACCCCAGGGACACCCGCCCCGCGCGCCCGTCCACCCACCAGGGCCCTCAGGGAGCCAGAGCTCAGCCACAGGATGCCTGGCCATCTCTCCTCCTGGGGTCTCTCCTCCGAACAGTCTTGCTGAGGTCTGAGGTCTCAGtgtcccctgcccagaggggctGGCTAAGTAGTCAAACTGGACTGGGTGACTTGAGAGGAAAGCGTGGAGTAGCGGAGGGAAATAGTTCTGACCCTTCATTCACTTTTGAAAGCAAAGCACCCGGCTAACTCCACTGGGGCAAATCAACAAAAGGTACAAAAATGGCTTCCTGGGCCCCTAAACCAATTTCCAGGGATCTCAGCCCAGCTGGGCTGGGACCACTTGTGGAAATCCCACCGAGTCCTCAGTCAGCAGGGTCTGAAAAGAGAACACGGCTCAGGGTCTCTGCCATGGGTCTGGTGTGGACAGTGACAGCTACCCACCCCCCAGGTACCAAGTGGGTGAATGGTCTGCAAAACAGAGATTACTTCATTTCCTTAGCTTCATCACGCGGTGATCCACAGGCCGGCAGTTCACAGCTCCTGCCGCCCAGCCCAGGCAAGCAGCACAGCCCACCTAAGACGACACCGCACCTTCAGACACAGGTCTAGCCACCTCCCACAGCCCTTGTTTGGGCCTCTGCCTAACTTccagctggctttagaaaagtgCTTCAGAGAACCAAAGGACCCATCATCACACCTCTGGGGAAACACTGGATCTAATCCAGCTCCTCGGGCAACTGACAAAGCCAGGTGGAAACCAACCCTGTGACttacccagggtcacagagcccACCGTGGAACTGACCCTGGACCATTCTTATCCTCCTGACTTAGGGCCCACACCCCAAAGTCGCAGGTTTCTCCATGGTGATCTCCTTGAAgcaagaggaaacagaggcagagaaagagaacagCTGTTAGGAAAAGAGCCCCAGGCATGAACCTGACCCTCTTTGTGCCTGGCCTGCCTCCCCACATGGCCCAGGAGGGCTGGCAGGGCAGAAGAGGTGGGGGAGGCTCAGTAGATTCGGAGAAGAAGCCCTCGACCTTGGCCTCCTTCCCTGACACCTCCACCAAAATGACAGCCGCATTGGCAACAACAGGAGCCGAGCAAACACTGAGGCATGGAGGGCCTCGCGTCCAACCACCAATCGGAAACCGCTGATTTGGGCAGAAATGGGCACCAATCATGCAAGAAAACCTGAGGCTGAGGATCGGAAGTTTTCTCTATCCAAGACCGCAAAGCAAATTAGCCAAGGGTCACACATAAGAAGCGATCTAATCTCTTTCTCCCTTAGAGAAACGTGACATGTGCAGCTTGCCTTAGTCTGGAAATTAAGCGCTTGTGGTAAAAGTATTGGTGACGGATGTGCAGGAAAGGCTAAGGAGTAATGTTAGTTCCATATGCCACTAGCTGGAAGGGGGAACACGGAAGAGCAAGGACGGAATGGGAGCCGAGCGGCGGGTGGGAGGAGGCGAGAGGGCTGGATCacggagggagaggaggaggcggACAGACACTGGGAAGAGGACACGGGCAGCCaagaagggcagagaggaaaACGTCAGGGGCTCCGTGGGTTTTTCTTGACTTCCAGAGTTCCAGCCTCTTCACCTTGATCTTGGTGGTAGAACTTTGCCTGTATTGActgcttttctaaaaaaatacagTACAGG
This sequence is a window from Odocoileus virginianus isolate 20LAN1187 ecotype Illinois chromosome 6, Ovbor_1.2, whole genome shotgun sequence. Protein-coding genes within it:
- the ANP32A gene encoding acidic leucine-rich nuclear phosphoprotein 32 family member A isoform X1, coding for MDMDKRIHLELRNRTPSDVKELVLDNCRSNEGKIEGLTDEFEELEFLSTINVGLTSVANLPKLNKLKKLELSDNRISGGLEVLAEKCPNLTHLNLSGNKIKDLSTIEPLKKLENLKSLDLFNCEVTNLNDYRENVFKLLPQLTYLDGYDRDDKEAPDSDAEGYVEGLDDDEEDEDEEEYDEDAQVVEDEEDEEEEEEGEEEDVSGEEEEDEEGYNDGEVDDEEDEEELGEEERGQKRKREPEDEGEDDD
- the ANP32A gene encoding acidic leucine-rich nuclear phosphoprotein 32 family member A isoform X2, producing MRWGNALGAGLSGKVKELVLDNCRSNEGKIEGLTDEFEELEFLSTINVGLTSVANLPKLNKLKKLELSDNRISGGLEVLAEKCPNLTHLNLSGNKIKDLSTIEPLKKLENLKSLDLFNCEVTNLNDYRENVFKLLPQLTYLDGYDRDDKEAPDSDAEGYVEGLDDDEEDEDEEEYDEDAQVVEDEEDEEEEEEGEEEDVSGEEEEDEEGYNDGEVDDEEDEEELGEEERGQKRKREPEDEGEDDD